The Lathyrus oleraceus cultivar Zhongwan6 chromosome 5, CAAS_Psat_ZW6_1.0, whole genome shotgun sequence genome includes the window CACCTTACTGAATTTTCCATAGATTTTGGCTCTAAGATCTCTTCCAGATTCCACCCTCTCCATACTAACCCCTTCATAGCTTGCCGGAAGACTAAAAAACCCACCCTGCGGACACCCGACCCGACCCGAATCCGCAATTCGAACATCTCTCATGCAGTCAACTAGTTCCCGCATATTCACCGGAACGTCGCCGTATCGGGAGTTTCCCGGAGGAGATTCAAGAACCGAAGTAGGAGATGAAACAAATGATTCCGGTGAAGCCTTACCCGAGAGACGAAGTTGATCAATGGTGTGAGCAAAGAAACACACTCGCCGGCGACAAGCAGTTCCATCGTTACAAAGCTGTGTCCTGTAACGAGAAGGATGAAGCCAGCATTCGAAAACACCATGCGCAAAGTAACATGAATCACCTTTAGTACAGTTTCCTGATCTGCGAAACTCCGAGCAAGGTGTACCGGAGTAATTAAACTTCCTAGGGTCTCTCCGGCGAGCTTTCTCGCCGGGATGAGAGTAAGGACATTCCGTCCAGTCATGAGACCTGCCACGCTGGCATTTCCTCACTTTGAATTCGAACATTCGGAAATGGTCGGTAGAGAAAACATGAAGAGGTAAGTCGAAATCTTCGGTAATGGAAAATTGTGTGTCGGAGTCGTTTGAAATGAAATGGTTTAAGAATGCTCCTCCCTCGTATTGTGTCGTGTCCCATTCGGGGATTTTAAGGTTTGGAATGTTGATCATGGTTAAGGAATTTTGAGTGAGTGAGTGTGTGGAGTAATTGATTCTTAACCATGGCAATATATATAGGAAGAGATGAATAATTGTAGTATGTGATTTGTTTAACC containing:
- the LOC127087954 gene encoding zinc finger CCCH domain-containing protein 20 translates to MINIPNLKIPEWDTTQYEGGAFLNHFISNDSDTQFSITEDFDLPLHVFSTDHFRMFEFKVRKCQRGRSHDWTECPYSHPGEKARRRDPRKFNYSGTPCSEFRRSGNCTKGDSCYFAHGVFECWLHPSRYRTQLCNDGTACRRRVCFFAHTIDQLRLSGKASPESFVSSPTSVLESPPGNSRYGDVPVNMRELVDCMRDVRIADSGRVGCPQGGFFSLPASYEGVSMERVESGRDLRAKIYGKFSKVNFNDGVVSVPVPDFGWVSELVN